A single window of Gemmatimonadaceae bacterium DNA harbors:
- a CDS encoding cyclase family protein, whose amino-acid sequence MVTYRGLPAPIVCDWRSREESRAIHDGAEFQIGKVEMVANTGTYVDSPFHRYADGNDLSELPLESVANLACVVVRIDPARGPAINEMTLSDREVSGKAVLFHTGWDRLWRTDAYFESHPHLTARLAERLAKAGATLVGIDSMNIDSTATGTRPVHTILLGREIPIVEHLCGLAAVPPSGGRFSAVPVKVKGCGTFPVRAYVDLG is encoded by the coding sequence ATGGTGACCTACCGAGGACTCCCCGCGCCGATCGTCTGTGATTGGCGCAGCCGCGAGGAGTCGCGCGCGATCCATGATGGCGCCGAGTTCCAGATCGGGAAGGTGGAGATGGTCGCGAATACGGGCACGTATGTCGACAGCCCCTTCCATCGTTACGCGGACGGAAATGACTTGTCGGAACTGCCGCTCGAGTCAGTGGCGAATCTTGCCTGCGTTGTGGTGCGCATCGACCCAGCCAGAGGACCCGCGATCAACGAGATGACGCTGTCGGACCGTGAAGTCAGCGGCAAGGCCGTTCTTTTCCACACGGGGTGGGATCGGCTCTGGCGCACGGACGCCTACTTCGAGTCGCACCCCCACCTCACCGCGCGCCTGGCTGAACGACTGGCGAAAGCAGGCGCAACGCTCGTCGGGATCGACTCCATGAACATCGATAGCACCGCAACCGGCACGAGGCCAGTGCACACGATTCTGTTAGGCAGGGAGATCCCGATCGTCGAGCATCTGTGCGGGCTCGCCGCGGTTCCGCCGAGCGGCGGCCGCTTCTCAGCGGTGCCGGTAAAGGTGAAAGGGTGCGGAACGTTCCCGGTGCGAGCCTATGTCGACTTGGGGTGA
- a CDS encoding helix-turn-helix domain-containing protein gives MTKRIGVGQFFAWEGGCLFIGHHDRPLPLHAHQSMQFVVASAGDHKVRASDREPWATYSIAAIGTRQPHSIDVTASDYGAVIFVEPETRNGRAITQRCASGITEVGTSALREISDAMFGAWLHERKDETVANARRLVTTLGATVDSADVTDPRIMSAIVYINQHLDRAITLNEVASYACLSPSRFRHVFGEQTGMGLRPYILWRRFLLVWELLMNGRNLSEAAHAAGFADAAHLTRTSVKAFGFAPSGIQLLATPDPKAMLAESHPKST, from the coding sequence ATGACCAAGCGCATAGGCGTGGGGCAGTTCTTCGCGTGGGAAGGAGGATGCCTCTTCATCGGACATCATGATCGGCCGCTCCCGCTCCACGCCCACCAGTCAATGCAGTTTGTGGTGGCGTCAGCGGGCGATCACAAGGTGCGCGCGAGTGACCGTGAGCCCTGGGCGACCTACTCCATCGCCGCTATAGGGACGCGCCAGCCGCACTCCATAGACGTCACCGCCTCAGACTACGGTGCCGTCATCTTCGTTGAGCCCGAGACCCGCAATGGTCGCGCCATTACGCAACGGTGCGCCAGCGGCATCACCGAGGTCGGCACCTCTGCTTTGCGCGAGATCTCGGACGCCATGTTCGGCGCGTGGCTTCACGAACGAAAGGATGAGACGGTGGCGAACGCGCGCCGACTCGTGACAACGCTGGGCGCCACCGTCGACAGCGCCGACGTGACCGATCCGCGCATCATGAGTGCCATCGTTTACATCAACCAGCATCTCGACCGCGCAATCACACTCAATGAAGTCGCGTCGTACGCCTGTCTGTCGCCAAGCCGGTTCCGTCACGTGTTCGGGGAGCAGACGGGCATGGGGTTGCGGCCGTACATCCTATGGAGGCGGTTTCTCCTCGTTTGGGAGCTGCTCATGAATGGCAGAAACCTCTCCGAAGCTGCGCACGCCGCCGGCTTCGCTGACGCCGCGCACCTGACCCGGACGTCCGTGAAGGCATTCGGCTTTGCTCCGTCCGGGATTCAGCTTCTCGCGACACCAGACCCGAAGGCGATGCTTGCGGAGTCTCACCCCAAGTCGACATAG